The following proteins are encoded in a genomic region of Glycine soja cultivar W05 chromosome 17, ASM419377v2, whole genome shotgun sequence:
- the LOC114392246 gene encoding ABC transporter B family member 11-like isoform X2, whose product MARQQDFKKNKMMKKEESNKTLPFHKLFSFADSRDYLLMFVGTISAAGNGMTKASTNIVMGEAIEAFRRSGNTKQVVHEVSQVSLKFALLGAISFLAAFLQVACWVSTGERQAARIRGLYLKAVLRQDISYFDKETNTGEVVERMSGDTVLIQEAMGEKVGKFIQCVACFLGGLVIAFIKGWFLTLVLLSCIPPLVLSGSIMSIAFAKLASRGQAAYSEAATVAACAIGSIRTVASFTGENQAIAQYNQSLTKAYRTAVQDGVAAGLGLGSIRFFITSSFALALWFGAKMVLEKGYTPGQVMSIFLALFYASMSLGQVSTNLTAFAAGQAAAFKIFETINRHPDIDAYDTAGQQKDDISGDIELREVCFSYPSRPDALIFNGFSISISSGTNAALVGKSGSGKSTVISLIERFYDPQAGEVLIDGINLRELQLKWIRQKIGLVSQEPVLFHCSIKENIAYGKDGATDEEIRAATELANAAKFIDKFPHGLDTVAGEHGTQLSGGQKQRIAIARAILKDPRVLLLDEATSALDAESERVVQETLDKVMINRTTIIVAHRLNTIRNADTISVIHQGRVVENGTHAELIKDPDGAYSQLIRLQEINKQLDGTDDSGRVENSVDSERQSSQWFPFPQSLSLGSSGTGNSSHDSFRISNAMPTTLDLLKTSEEGPEVLPPVVSHSPPEVSFLHLVYLNKPEIPELVLGTLAAIVTGAILPLMGFLISNMINTFLEPADELRKVSKFWALMFIALGVAGTIFHPIRSYFFAVAGSKLIKRIGLMCFKKIIHMEVGWFDKAGNSSGILGARLSLDVASIRTFVGDALGLMVQDVATVIIALVIAFEANWQLSLIILVLLPLLLVNGQVQMGSMQGFVTDAKKLYEEASQVANDAVGNIRTIAAFCAEEKVMNLYQKKCLGPIKTGIWQGIVSGTSFGLSLFLVFSVNSCSFYAGARLVENGKTSISDVFRVFFTLTMAAIAISQSGFMAPGASKAKSSVTSIFAILDQKSRIDPSDECGMTLQEVKGEIEFHHVTFKYPTRPNVLLFRDLSLTIHAGETVALAGESGSGKSTVISLLQRFYEPDSGQITLDGTEIQKLQLKWFRQQMGLVSQEPVLFNDTIRTNIAYGKGGDATEAEIIAATELANAHTFISSLQQGYDTIVGERGIQLSGGQKQRVAIARAIVKNPKILLLDEATSALDVESERVVQDALDQVMVDRTTIVVAHRLSTIKDADSIAVVQNGVIAEQGKHDTLLNKGGIYASLVGLHTNLVSS is encoded by the exons ATGGCCAGACAGCAAGATTtcaagaagaacaagatgatgaagaagGAGGAAAGTAACAAAACACTACCATTTCACAAACTTTTTTCATTTGCAGACTCAAGGGATTATCTATTGATGTTTGTTGGGACAATAAGTGCTGCTGGGAATGGAATGACTAAGGCTTCAACGAATATAGTTATGGGAGAAGCAATTGAAGCTTTTAGAAGAAGTGGTAACACTAAACAAGTAGTTCATGAAGTTTCCCAG GTGTCTCTGAAGTTCGCACTACTAGGTGCAATTTCCTTTCTGGCAGCATTTCTAC AGGTGGCTTGTTGGGTATCCACCGGGGAGAGACAAGCAGCGAGAATTCGAGGCTTATACCTCAAAGCAGTTCTGAGACAAGATATAAGCTACTTTGACAAGGAAACCAATACTGGTGAGGTTGTTGAAAGGATGTCAGGTGACACAGTTCTTATTCAAGAAGCCATGGGAGAGAAG GTAGGAAAATTCATACAGTGTGTAGCATGTTTTTTAGGAGGTTTAGTCATAGCATTCATCAAGGGTTGGTTTCTAACCCTTGTCCTTCTATCTTGTATTCCACCTCTTGTCCTCTCCGGCTCCATAATGAGCATTGCTTTTGCAAAGTTGGCATCCCGTGGACAAGCAGCTTATTCTGAAGCAGCAACTGTAGCAGCGTGTGCAATTGGTTCAATTCGAACT GTTGCATCATTTACAGGCGAGAATCAAGCTATAGCTCAATACAATCAATCCTTAACAAAAGCTTACAGGACTGCAGTGCAAGATGGAGTGGCTGCTGGTTTAGGCCTGGGGTCAATCCGTTTTTTTATTACCAGTAGTTTTGCATTGGCTTTATGGTTTGGAGCAAAGATGGTACTAGAGAAAGGCTATACACCAGGTCAAGTCATGAGTATATTTCTGGCACTATTTTATGCCTCCAT gTCTTTGGGGCAGGTTTCTACAAATTTAACAGCATTTGCTGCAGGACAAGCTGCCgcctttaaaatatttgaaacaaTAAATAGGCATCCAGATATTGATGCTTACGACACTGCTGGTCAACAGAAAGATGATATTTCTGGAGATATAGAACTTAGGGAGGTTTGCTTTAGTTATCCTTCAAGACCAGATGCATTGATATTCAATGGATTTTCTATTTCAATATCAAGTGGTACTAATGCAGCTTTGGTTGGGAAAAGTGGGAGTGGGAAATCAACAGTTATTAGTTTGATTGAGAGATTTTATGATCCACAAGCTGGTGAAGTTCTTATTGATGGTATCAACCTCAGAGAATTACAGTTGAAATGGATCAGACAGAAAATAGGCCTTGTCAGCCAGGAACCGGTTCTCTTCCATTGTagcattaaagaaaatattgcCTATGGTAAGGATGGGGCAACAGATGAAGAAATCAGAGCCGCCACTGAACTTGCTAATGCAGCTAAATTCATAGATAAATTTCCACAT ggACTTGACACAGTTGCTGGTGAGCATGGTACACAGCTCTCTGGGGGTCAAAAGCAAAGAATTGCCATAGCAAGGGCAATTCTGAAAGATCCAAGAGTTCTGCTCCTTGATGAAGCTACAAGTGCCCTTGACGCTGAGTCTGAGAGAGTGGTGCAAGAGACACTAGACAAAGTTATGATAAACCGAACAACGATCATTGTAGCACACCGCCTAAACACAATAAGGAATGCTGATACCATATCTGTTATTCATCAAGGAAGAGTAGTAGAAAATG GTACACATGCGGAGCTCATTAAAGATCCAGATGGAGCTTATAGCCAGCTCATTAGATTGCAAGAAATTAACAAGCAGTTAGATGGTACAGATGACTCCGGCAGGGTAGAAAACTCTGTAGATTCTGAACGACAATCAAGCCAGTGGTTTCCTTTCCCTCAATCTTTAAGCTTGGGATCATCTGGAACAGGAAACAGCAGTCATGACTCATTCAGAATATCAAATGCTATGCCTACTACACTTGATCTCTTGAAAACATCAGAAGAAGGACCTGAAGTTCTTCCTCCAGTAGTATCACATTCACCTCCCGAAGTCTCATTCCTTCACCTTGTTTATCTTAACAAGCCTGAAATCCCAGAGTTAGTCCTAGGGACTCTAGCTGCCATAGTAACTGGGGCAATACTACCCCTTATGGGGTTTCTTATCTCCAACATGATAAATACTTTCCTTGAGCCTGCAGATGAACTCCGTAAAGTCTCAAAGTTTTGGGCATTAATGTTTATTGCCCTTGGTGTAGCTGGCACCATATTTCATCCAATAAGGTCATACTTTTTTGCTGTAGCTGGTTCTAAGTTGATAAAAAGGATCGGGCTGATGTGtttcaagaaaattattcaCATGGAAGTAGGCTGGTTTGACAAAGCTGGGAATTCAAGTGGAATACTTGGAGCAAGGCTGTCACTTGATGTGGCTTCTATTCGAACTTTTGTTGGGGATGCACTCGGTTTGATGGTTCAAGATGTTGCTACAGTAATCATAGCCTTGGTAATCGCCTTTGAGGCAAACTGGCAGCTTTCTCTCATCATTCTTGTTTTGCTACCTCTATTATTAGTAAATGGACAAGTGCAAATGGGATCCATGCAAGGATTTGTCACTGATGCAAAG AAACTATATGAGGAAGCAAGTCAAGTAGCGAATGACGCAGTAGGGAATATCAGAACAATTGCCGCTTTTTGTGCTGAAGAGAAGGTAATGAACTTATACCAGAAGAAATGTTTAGGACCCATCAAGACAGGTATATGGCAAGGTATAGTCAGCGGAACAAGTTTTGGGTTATCACTCTTCTTGGTGTTCTCGGTTAATTCATGCAGTTTTTATGCTGGAGCCCGACTTGTTGAGAATGGCAAAACATCAATCTCAGATGTTTTCCGT GTGTTTTTCACTCTCACAATGGCAGCTATAGCAATTTCACAATCTGGCTTCATGGCCCCAGGTGCAAGCAAAGCAAAAAGTTCTGTTACTTCTATATTTGCTATTCTTGACCAGAAATCAAGAATAGATCCCAGTGATGAGTGCGGAATGACATTGCAAGAAGTGAAGGGAGAAATTGAGTTCCACCATGTCACTTTCAAGTATCCAACCAGGCCTAATGTTCTTCTATTCAGAGATCTTTCCTTGACCATTCATGCAGGGGAG ACAGTTGCTCTAGCAGGCGAAAGTGGAAGTGGAAAGTCAACAGTAATCTCATTGCTGCAAAGATTTTATGAGCCAGATTCAGGTCAGATTACACTGGATGGAACAGAAATCCAAAAGCTACAACTTAAATGGTTTAGGCAGCAGATGGGTCTGGTAAGCCAGGAGCCTGTGCTGTTTAATGATACCATCAGAACCAACATTGCATATGGAAAAGGAGGTGATGCAACAGAAGCTGAAATTATAGCTGCAACTGAACTGGCAAATGCCCACACGTTCATTAGCAGTTTGCAGCAG GGTTATGACACCATAGTAGGGGAGAGAGGGATTCAACTATCTGGAGGGCAGAAGCAGCGGGTGGCAATTGCAAGAGCCATAGTGAAGAATCCAAAAATATTACTGCTAGATGAAGCCACAAGTGCACTTGATGTTGAGTCTGAAAGAGTGGTTCAGGATGCACTAGACCAAGTGATGGTGGACCGAACCACAATTGTGGTGGCTCACAGGTTATCCACCATAAAGGATGCAGATTCGATAGCAGTTGTTCAAAATGGAGTCATTGCTGAGCAAGGAAAACATGACACTTTGCTTAACAAGGGTGGTATCTATGCTTCATTAGTAGGCTTGCACACAAATCTTGTTTCATCTTAG
- the LOC114392246 gene encoding ABC transporter B family member 11-like isoform X1: MARQQDFKKNKMMKKEESNKTLPFHKLFSFADSRDYLLMFVGTISAAGNGMTKASTNIVMGEAIEAFRRSGNTKQVVHEVSQVSLKFALLGAISFLAAFLQVACWVSTGERQAARIRGLYLKAVLRQDISYFDKETNTGEVVERMSGDTVLIQEAMGEKVGKFIQCVACFLGGLVIAFIKGWFLTLVLLSCIPPLVLSGSIMSIAFAKLASRGQAAYSEAATVAACAIGSIRTVASFTGENQAIAQYNQSLTKAYRTAVQDGVAAGLGLGSIRFFITSSFALALWFGAKMVLEKGYTPGQVMSIFLALFYASMSLGQVSTNLTAFAAGQAAAFKIFETINRHPDIDAYDTAGQQKDDISGDIELREVCFSYPSRPDALIFNGFSISISSGTNAALVGKSGSGKSTVISLIERFYDPQAGEVLIDGINLRELQLKWIRQKIGLVSQEPVLFHCSIKENIAYGKDGATDEEIRAATELANAAKFIDKFPHGLDTVAGEHGTQLSGGQKQRIAIARAILKDPRVLLLDEATSALDAESERVVQETLDKVMINRTTIIVAHRLNTIRNADTISVIHQGRVVENGTHAELIKDPDGAYSQLIRLQEINKQLDGTDDSGRVENSVDSERQSSQWFPFPQSLSLGSSGTGNSSHDSFRISNAMPTTLDLLKTSEEGPEVLPPVVSHSPPEVSFLHLVYLNKPEIPELVLGTLAAIVTGAILPLMGFLISNMINTFLEPADELRKVSKFWALMFIALGVAGTIFHPIRSYFFAVAGSKLIKRIGLMCFKKIIHMEVGWFDKAGNSSGILGARLSLDVASIRTFVGDALGLMVQDVATVIIALVIAFEANWQLSLIILVLLPLLLVNGQVQMGSMQGFVTDAKKLYEEASQVANDAVGNIRTIAAFCAEEKVMNLYQKKCLGPIKTGIWQGIVSGTSFGLSLFLVFSVNSCSFYAGARLVENGKTSISDVFRVFFTLTMAAIAISQSGFMAPGASKAKSSVTSIFAILDQKSRIDPSDECGMTLQEVKGEIEFHHVTFKYPTRPNVLLFRDLSLTIHAGEVTPTDTLTVALAGESGSGKSTVISLLQRFYEPDSGQITLDGTEIQKLQLKWFRQQMGLVSQEPVLFNDTIRTNIAYGKGGDATEAEIIAATELANAHTFISSLQQGYDTIVGERGIQLSGGQKQRVAIARAIVKNPKILLLDEATSALDVESERVVQDALDQVMVDRTTIVVAHRLSTIKDADSIAVVQNGVIAEQGKHDTLLNKGGIYASLVGLHTNLVSS, encoded by the exons ATGGCCAGACAGCAAGATTtcaagaagaacaagatgatgaagaagGAGGAAAGTAACAAAACACTACCATTTCACAAACTTTTTTCATTTGCAGACTCAAGGGATTATCTATTGATGTTTGTTGGGACAATAAGTGCTGCTGGGAATGGAATGACTAAGGCTTCAACGAATATAGTTATGGGAGAAGCAATTGAAGCTTTTAGAAGAAGTGGTAACACTAAACAAGTAGTTCATGAAGTTTCCCAG GTGTCTCTGAAGTTCGCACTACTAGGTGCAATTTCCTTTCTGGCAGCATTTCTAC AGGTGGCTTGTTGGGTATCCACCGGGGAGAGACAAGCAGCGAGAATTCGAGGCTTATACCTCAAAGCAGTTCTGAGACAAGATATAAGCTACTTTGACAAGGAAACCAATACTGGTGAGGTTGTTGAAAGGATGTCAGGTGACACAGTTCTTATTCAAGAAGCCATGGGAGAGAAG GTAGGAAAATTCATACAGTGTGTAGCATGTTTTTTAGGAGGTTTAGTCATAGCATTCATCAAGGGTTGGTTTCTAACCCTTGTCCTTCTATCTTGTATTCCACCTCTTGTCCTCTCCGGCTCCATAATGAGCATTGCTTTTGCAAAGTTGGCATCCCGTGGACAAGCAGCTTATTCTGAAGCAGCAACTGTAGCAGCGTGTGCAATTGGTTCAATTCGAACT GTTGCATCATTTACAGGCGAGAATCAAGCTATAGCTCAATACAATCAATCCTTAACAAAAGCTTACAGGACTGCAGTGCAAGATGGAGTGGCTGCTGGTTTAGGCCTGGGGTCAATCCGTTTTTTTATTACCAGTAGTTTTGCATTGGCTTTATGGTTTGGAGCAAAGATGGTACTAGAGAAAGGCTATACACCAGGTCAAGTCATGAGTATATTTCTGGCACTATTTTATGCCTCCAT gTCTTTGGGGCAGGTTTCTACAAATTTAACAGCATTTGCTGCAGGACAAGCTGCCgcctttaaaatatttgaaacaaTAAATAGGCATCCAGATATTGATGCTTACGACACTGCTGGTCAACAGAAAGATGATATTTCTGGAGATATAGAACTTAGGGAGGTTTGCTTTAGTTATCCTTCAAGACCAGATGCATTGATATTCAATGGATTTTCTATTTCAATATCAAGTGGTACTAATGCAGCTTTGGTTGGGAAAAGTGGGAGTGGGAAATCAACAGTTATTAGTTTGATTGAGAGATTTTATGATCCACAAGCTGGTGAAGTTCTTATTGATGGTATCAACCTCAGAGAATTACAGTTGAAATGGATCAGACAGAAAATAGGCCTTGTCAGCCAGGAACCGGTTCTCTTCCATTGTagcattaaagaaaatattgcCTATGGTAAGGATGGGGCAACAGATGAAGAAATCAGAGCCGCCACTGAACTTGCTAATGCAGCTAAATTCATAGATAAATTTCCACAT ggACTTGACACAGTTGCTGGTGAGCATGGTACACAGCTCTCTGGGGGTCAAAAGCAAAGAATTGCCATAGCAAGGGCAATTCTGAAAGATCCAAGAGTTCTGCTCCTTGATGAAGCTACAAGTGCCCTTGACGCTGAGTCTGAGAGAGTGGTGCAAGAGACACTAGACAAAGTTATGATAAACCGAACAACGATCATTGTAGCACACCGCCTAAACACAATAAGGAATGCTGATACCATATCTGTTATTCATCAAGGAAGAGTAGTAGAAAATG GTACACATGCGGAGCTCATTAAAGATCCAGATGGAGCTTATAGCCAGCTCATTAGATTGCAAGAAATTAACAAGCAGTTAGATGGTACAGATGACTCCGGCAGGGTAGAAAACTCTGTAGATTCTGAACGACAATCAAGCCAGTGGTTTCCTTTCCCTCAATCTTTAAGCTTGGGATCATCTGGAACAGGAAACAGCAGTCATGACTCATTCAGAATATCAAATGCTATGCCTACTACACTTGATCTCTTGAAAACATCAGAAGAAGGACCTGAAGTTCTTCCTCCAGTAGTATCACATTCACCTCCCGAAGTCTCATTCCTTCACCTTGTTTATCTTAACAAGCCTGAAATCCCAGAGTTAGTCCTAGGGACTCTAGCTGCCATAGTAACTGGGGCAATACTACCCCTTATGGGGTTTCTTATCTCCAACATGATAAATACTTTCCTTGAGCCTGCAGATGAACTCCGTAAAGTCTCAAAGTTTTGGGCATTAATGTTTATTGCCCTTGGTGTAGCTGGCACCATATTTCATCCAATAAGGTCATACTTTTTTGCTGTAGCTGGTTCTAAGTTGATAAAAAGGATCGGGCTGATGTGtttcaagaaaattattcaCATGGAAGTAGGCTGGTTTGACAAAGCTGGGAATTCAAGTGGAATACTTGGAGCAAGGCTGTCACTTGATGTGGCTTCTATTCGAACTTTTGTTGGGGATGCACTCGGTTTGATGGTTCAAGATGTTGCTACAGTAATCATAGCCTTGGTAATCGCCTTTGAGGCAAACTGGCAGCTTTCTCTCATCATTCTTGTTTTGCTACCTCTATTATTAGTAAATGGACAAGTGCAAATGGGATCCATGCAAGGATTTGTCACTGATGCAAAG AAACTATATGAGGAAGCAAGTCAAGTAGCGAATGACGCAGTAGGGAATATCAGAACAATTGCCGCTTTTTGTGCTGAAGAGAAGGTAATGAACTTATACCAGAAGAAATGTTTAGGACCCATCAAGACAGGTATATGGCAAGGTATAGTCAGCGGAACAAGTTTTGGGTTATCACTCTTCTTGGTGTTCTCGGTTAATTCATGCAGTTTTTATGCTGGAGCCCGACTTGTTGAGAATGGCAAAACATCAATCTCAGATGTTTTCCGT GTGTTTTTCACTCTCACAATGGCAGCTATAGCAATTTCACAATCTGGCTTCATGGCCCCAGGTGCAAGCAAAGCAAAAAGTTCTGTTACTTCTATATTTGCTATTCTTGACCAGAAATCAAGAATAGATCCCAGTGATGAGTGCGGAATGACATTGCAAGAAGTGAAGGGAGAAATTGAGTTCCACCATGTCACTTTCAAGTATCCAACCAGGCCTAATGTTCTTCTATTCAGAGATCTTTCCTTGACCATTCATGCAGGGGAGGTAACACCAACTGATACACTG ACAGTTGCTCTAGCAGGCGAAAGTGGAAGTGGAAAGTCAACAGTAATCTCATTGCTGCAAAGATTTTATGAGCCAGATTCAGGTCAGATTACACTGGATGGAACAGAAATCCAAAAGCTACAACTTAAATGGTTTAGGCAGCAGATGGGTCTGGTAAGCCAGGAGCCTGTGCTGTTTAATGATACCATCAGAACCAACATTGCATATGGAAAAGGAGGTGATGCAACAGAAGCTGAAATTATAGCTGCAACTGAACTGGCAAATGCCCACACGTTCATTAGCAGTTTGCAGCAG GGTTATGACACCATAGTAGGGGAGAGAGGGATTCAACTATCTGGAGGGCAGAAGCAGCGGGTGGCAATTGCAAGAGCCATAGTGAAGAATCCAAAAATATTACTGCTAGATGAAGCCACAAGTGCACTTGATGTTGAGTCTGAAAGAGTGGTTCAGGATGCACTAGACCAAGTGATGGTGGACCGAACCACAATTGTGGTGGCTCACAGGTTATCCACCATAAAGGATGCAGATTCGATAGCAGTTGTTCAAAATGGAGTCATTGCTGAGCAAGGAAAACATGACACTTTGCTTAACAAGGGTGGTATCTATGCTTCATTAGTAGGCTTGCACACAAATCTTGTTTCATCTTAG
- the LOC114393596 gene encoding protein CHUP1, chloroplastic-like isoform X1, which produces MKQKTPSSPTTARNASKMQGDKSLQSPPPPPPPRLRASSKAPKSPPEIVNRESISSTRAKSVPPDLKNVSRAKRGVVVNKPKLNEEAKVVVVARPRRRVGDFDLQKNEDDDPDGKKKKELQEKLEVSENLIKSLQSEVLALREELDRVKSLNVELESRNTKLTQNLAAAEAKISTVDIGNNGKKGPIGEHQSPKFKDIQKLIAEKLERSRVKKEGTPEIIFAKASISAPTPSYAIPETTSIGRKSPPNTCLQPPPPVTSVGRKSPSNTCLQPPPPPPIPTRPLARLANSQKSPAIVELFHSLKNKDWKIDSKGSVNHQRPVVISAHSSIVGEIQNRSAHLLAIRADIETKGEFINDLIRKVVDAAFTDIEEVLKFVDWLDVKLSSLADERAVLKPFKWPEKKADAMREAAVEYHELKMLEQEISSYKDDPDIPCGAALKKMASLLDKSERSIQRLIKLRSSVTHSYQMYNIPTAWMLDSGIMSEIKQASMTLVKTYMKRVTMELESIRNSDRESIQDSLLLQGMHFAYRAHQFTGGLDSETMCAFEEIRQRVPGHLAGSRELLAGIP; this is translated from the exons ATGAAGCAAAAAACGCCTTCTTCACCAACCACTGCAAGAAATGCGTCGAAGATGCAAGGTGACAAGTCCCTGCAGagtcctccaccaccaccaccaccacgccTCAGAGCTTCTTCTAAGGCTCCGAAGTCACCGCCAGAGATTGTAAATAGGGAATCCATTTCATCAACCAGAGCTAAATCAGTGCCTCCAGACTTGAAGAACGTTTCAAGGGCCAAAAGGGGTGTTGTGGTGAACAAGCCTAAGTTGAATGAAGAggctaaggttgttgttgttgctaggCCACGGCGGAGGGTTGGGGATTTTGATCTGCAAAAGAATGAAGACGATGATCCTgatgggaagaagaagaaggagttgcAGGAGAAGCTAGAGGTGAGTGAGAATTTGATCAAGAGTTTGCAATCTGAGGTGCTTGCATTGAGGGAGGAATTGGATAGAGTTAAGAGCTTGAATGTGGAGCTTGAGTCTCGGAACACAAAGCTCACTCAGAATCTTGCTGCTGCTGAAGCTAAGATATCAACTGTTGACATTGGCAACAATGGAAAG AAGGGGCCAATTGGAGAACACCAGAGTCCCAAATTTAAAGATATACAGAAACTCATTGCTGAAAAATTGGAACGGTCTAGAGTGAAAAAGGAAGGTACTCCTGAAATAATTTTTGCTAAAGCATCAATCTCAGCTCCAACACCAAGTTATGCCATTCCTGAAACTACAAGTATAGGAAGAAAATCTCCACCCAATACATGCCTGCAGCCACCGCCACCAGTTACTAGTGTAGGAAGAAAATCTCCATCCAACACATGCCTGCAGCCACCTCCACCACCGCCAATTCCGACTCGGCCTTTGGCAAGATTAGCCAATTCCCAAAAGTCCCCTGCAATTGTTGAACTATTTCACTCCTTAAAGAATAAGGATTGGAAGATAGACTCAAAAGGATCAGTGAATCATCAGAGACCAGTAGTTATTAGTGCACACAGTAGCATTGTTGGAGAAATTCAGAACCGTTCAGCTCATCTTTTAGCA ATAAGGGCAGACATTGAAACAAAAGGAGAATTCATTAATGACCTTATAAGAAAAGTAGTAGATGCAGCCTTCACGGATATTGAAGAGGTCCTAAAGTTTGTTGATTGGCTTGATGTCAAATTATCATCATTG GCTGATGAGCGTGCCGTCTTGAAGCCTTTTAAGTGGCCTGAGAAGAAAGCTGATGCAATGAGAGAGGCTGCAGTTGAGTATCATGAGCTTAAAATGCTAGAACAAGAGATTTCCTCCTACAAGGATGACCCTGACATTCCATGTGGAGCTGCCTTAAAAAAGATGGCCAGCCTATTAGACAA GTCTGAGCGGAGCATACAAAGGCTAATCAAGCTACGAAGTTCAGTCACACATTCATATCAAATGTACAACATTCCAACTGCATGGATGCTTGATTCTGGAATAATGAGCGAG ATAAAGCAGGCTTCCATGACTCTGGTCAAGACATACATGAAAAGAGTGACAATGGAGCTTGAATCCATTCGGAATTCAGACAGAGAATCCATTCAAGATTCTCTTCTGCTTCAGGGCATGCATTTTGCATATAGGGCTcatcag TTTACTGGAGGTTTGGACTCAGAAACAATGTGTGCTTTTGAAGAGATAAGACAACGTGTACCAGGACACCTAGCAGGGTCTCGAGAACTTTTGGCCGGCATACCATAA
- the LOC114393596 gene encoding protein CHUP1, chloroplastic-like isoform X2 — protein MKQKTPSSPTTARNASKMQGDKSLQSPPPPPPPRLRASSKAPKSPPEIVNRESISSTRAKSVPPDLKNVSRAKRGVVVNKPKLNEEAKVVVVARPRRRVGDFDLQKNEDDDPDGKKKKELQEKLEVSENLIKSLQSEVLALREELDRVKSLNVELESRNTKLTQNLAAAEAKISTVDIGNNGKGPIGEHQSPKFKDIQKLIAEKLERSRVKKEGTPEIIFAKASISAPTPSYAIPETTSIGRKSPPNTCLQPPPPVTSVGRKSPSNTCLQPPPPPPIPTRPLARLANSQKSPAIVELFHSLKNKDWKIDSKGSVNHQRPVVISAHSSIVGEIQNRSAHLLAIRADIETKGEFINDLIRKVVDAAFTDIEEVLKFVDWLDVKLSSLADERAVLKPFKWPEKKADAMREAAVEYHELKMLEQEISSYKDDPDIPCGAALKKMASLLDKSERSIQRLIKLRSSVTHSYQMYNIPTAWMLDSGIMSEIKQASMTLVKTYMKRVTMELESIRNSDRESIQDSLLLQGMHFAYRAHQFTGGLDSETMCAFEEIRQRVPGHLAGSRELLAGIP, from the exons ATGAAGCAAAAAACGCCTTCTTCACCAACCACTGCAAGAAATGCGTCGAAGATGCAAGGTGACAAGTCCCTGCAGagtcctccaccaccaccaccaccacgccTCAGAGCTTCTTCTAAGGCTCCGAAGTCACCGCCAGAGATTGTAAATAGGGAATCCATTTCATCAACCAGAGCTAAATCAGTGCCTCCAGACTTGAAGAACGTTTCAAGGGCCAAAAGGGGTGTTGTGGTGAACAAGCCTAAGTTGAATGAAGAggctaaggttgttgttgttgctaggCCACGGCGGAGGGTTGGGGATTTTGATCTGCAAAAGAATGAAGACGATGATCCTgatgggaagaagaagaaggagttgcAGGAGAAGCTAGAGGTGAGTGAGAATTTGATCAAGAGTTTGCAATCTGAGGTGCTTGCATTGAGGGAGGAATTGGATAGAGTTAAGAGCTTGAATGTGGAGCTTGAGTCTCGGAACACAAAGCTCACTCAGAATCTTGCTGCTGCTGAAGCTAAGATATCAACTGTTGACATTGGCAACAATGGAAAG GGGCCAATTGGAGAACACCAGAGTCCCAAATTTAAAGATATACAGAAACTCATTGCTGAAAAATTGGAACGGTCTAGAGTGAAAAAGGAAGGTACTCCTGAAATAATTTTTGCTAAAGCATCAATCTCAGCTCCAACACCAAGTTATGCCATTCCTGAAACTACAAGTATAGGAAGAAAATCTCCACCCAATACATGCCTGCAGCCACCGCCACCAGTTACTAGTGTAGGAAGAAAATCTCCATCCAACACATGCCTGCAGCCACCTCCACCACCGCCAATTCCGACTCGGCCTTTGGCAAGATTAGCCAATTCCCAAAAGTCCCCTGCAATTGTTGAACTATTTCACTCCTTAAAGAATAAGGATTGGAAGATAGACTCAAAAGGATCAGTGAATCATCAGAGACCAGTAGTTATTAGTGCACACAGTAGCATTGTTGGAGAAATTCAGAACCGTTCAGCTCATCTTTTAGCA ATAAGGGCAGACATTGAAACAAAAGGAGAATTCATTAATGACCTTATAAGAAAAGTAGTAGATGCAGCCTTCACGGATATTGAAGAGGTCCTAAAGTTTGTTGATTGGCTTGATGTCAAATTATCATCATTG GCTGATGAGCGTGCCGTCTTGAAGCCTTTTAAGTGGCCTGAGAAGAAAGCTGATGCAATGAGAGAGGCTGCAGTTGAGTATCATGAGCTTAAAATGCTAGAACAAGAGATTTCCTCCTACAAGGATGACCCTGACATTCCATGTGGAGCTGCCTTAAAAAAGATGGCCAGCCTATTAGACAA GTCTGAGCGGAGCATACAAAGGCTAATCAAGCTACGAAGTTCAGTCACACATTCATATCAAATGTACAACATTCCAACTGCATGGATGCTTGATTCTGGAATAATGAGCGAG ATAAAGCAGGCTTCCATGACTCTGGTCAAGACATACATGAAAAGAGTGACAATGGAGCTTGAATCCATTCGGAATTCAGACAGAGAATCCATTCAAGATTCTCTTCTGCTTCAGGGCATGCATTTTGCATATAGGGCTcatcag TTTACTGGAGGTTTGGACTCAGAAACAATGTGTGCTTTTGAAGAGATAAGACAACGTGTACCAGGACACCTAGCAGGGTCTCGAGAACTTTTGGCCGGCATACCATAA